CGACGGTATCGACGCCCGGTTCCCGAGTCGCCGTCGAGACGGTCGTGGTAGTCGACGGGGACCTTGCGGAATCTCCGGAACGGGGGCCCGCCTCGGCGTTCGGCGACGGACGAGGGTGCGACGCCGGTGCCGTCGTCGACGCGCTCGTGGTCGCCGTTTCTCCGCCAGTGGCCGCGGCACGGGCTGACGTCGGTGTGTCGGCGACCGCTGGACCGATCAACTCGGTTACTCCGGCGGGCGTCTCGGTCGGCCGATCGGCGGGCGGTGCCGCCTCCGGTGTCGTCGCCGACGACGATTCGGTGTCTTCGTCCGGCGGGTGTTCCCGCGCGTCGGCCGAGTCCACGCTGGTGGCCTCGAGCGACGTCCCAACGGCGGTCGCGAAGCCGGTCGCGCCGCCGACCGCGGTGAGGATCGTCACCAGCGCGATCGGGTCGCGGACCGCGCCGCCCTCGAGTGTCACGTAGCCGACGAGCCAGAGAGCGAGCGCGCAGGCGGCGACGATCCCGATCGAAACGCGAGTCGCGACCCTGTCGCGCGCGTCGGACGGAACGTCACGACGGGCTAGCCAGACGCCGCCCGTTGCCAGCCCCGTCGGGACGAGCAGCGAAACGAACAGTTCGAACGCGAGGGCAGGTTGCGAGACCGGCGTCTCGAGCGTCCGGACGATTCCGGCGACCGCCAGTGCGAGCCCCATCGCGACGATGGCAGCGGTCGATTCCCCCCATCCCTCCCACCGGTACTGTACGGGGGTAGCGAAACGCATGCCTCTCGGTTCCACGGACTGTCGTATAAAACGGACTGATCGCGGTCCGACACGTTCACCGATCTGAACGTGGCTACAGCTCGACGGCCATCATCACCTCATCGACGTAATGGCCGTTGAGTTTGTAGTGGTCCTCCCGGATCGCCTCGGTCTCCCAGTCGTGTTCCTCGAGGAACGCGATCGCCTCCTCGTTGGTCGACGGGACGCTCTGGTAGACCTTCTCGTAGCCGTTGGAGCCGGCCCACTCGAGGCCCCGCGAGAGGAGGTGCGAGCCGACGCCGTGGCCGCGGTACTCTTCGAGCACGCCGACGGTGAGCTCGGCGGTGTGACTCAACTTCTCCAGTTCCGGCGCGTGGAGGTGAACCCAGCCGACGACGTCGTCCTCGACCGTGGCGACGAAGAACATCCTGGACTCGAGTTCGTTGTGCCGGAGCAACGCGTCTTCGTGATCGATCTCGTCGGCGACGCTCTCGGCCTCGATGTACGTCTTCTCTTCCGCGACCTGTCGGATCGCGCCGACGATGCCCGTCAGGTCCTCCTGACGCGCCGGACGGATGTGGAACTCGAGGGCCTCGGAGACGTACTCCTCTTCGGCACCTGCATCGATCGTCACTCTGAGCGTGCCGTCCTGTTCCTCGATCCGGCCGTCACGTTTGAGGATCGCGACGTGGTGTCGGAACCCGCTCGGATCGAGATTGAGGTGTTCCTGGGTCTCGTCCGGGTCGACCGCCCCGTGTCGCTCGACGTACTCGTAGATCTCCTTGCGGTCCGCGTGGCCGAACTCGAGCGTATCAGTTGACGACATGATAACTGCTACCACGAAACATTACTTAATCCTTGTCCGGTCGAAAGCCACGTCGAAACGGGCCGTACACATCGACCGATGTCACTCACGGTATGGGGGTTCGCGAGTGAGTGCCCGCTCGAGCCGAGACCAACGCCGTTCTCCGTCAGTCACAGGGGGGCTCGAACGGACGTCTGGTACTTAAGCGGACAACTGGTACAGGCGGAGGACCTTCCACCAGCGGGGTATCGACTCGAGTGCGTGAGATGAGCGCTGTCCCACCCGATTGGCATCTGACAGTGTGCGTCTCGCGTTCCGCATGATCGGATCGAACGTGGTGGTTGCTGGCTGTGCCTTGGTCCTCGCGGTAGCGGTCGGACTGGTGGCCCACGAGTGGACACACGCGATCGTCCTGCGATTCGCGCGGGTCGAGTACTCCGTCTCCTATTTCCCTGGCCGTTCCGACGGAGTCATCGCGCTCCTCCTGACCCGTCCCTGGGCTGCCGTCTCTCCCCGCCCGACCGGCAACGAGCCCGCCTGGGTTCTCCGCCTTGCGGCGCTCGCACCCCTCTCGCTCGCGGTTCCCGTCTTCGGACTGGGGGTCGCTGGCCACGTGACGACCGAAACACCGGTCGTCGCTGCGGCGGCGATCGGCTGGCTCGCCTGTGCCCTCCCGAGCCCGCAGGACTTTTCGGTCGCGTTTCACGCCCGCCGACTCCTCGAGCGGTCCGCCGAATCGACCGCGACACTCGCTTCCCGCGCCGACTGACGGTCGTCGATTGGCTCCCGGGTTCGGTCGGGCCGCTCTCTCGAGGGACTACTGACGATAGGCACCGGTCGACCAGACGTGTGCGCTCGTAACGATAGCAAACGCGGCGAGAACGAACCCCGCACCGACGAGATCCGATATCGGGAGGAGTCCCGTCGCGATCGCTCCGATCAGCAGTGTACAGCAAACGACCGTCCCGGCGTACCGTCGTGGCCACCGGTCGGACGAGTCGGATCCGGTGGGCGGCTCGAGATACGAATCGAGTAGCGACGTCCGTGACGTCGGTTCGACCCGCCCGCGGTCCTTGTCGTAGTCGACGATTCCGTGATTGTCGAGCTTCGGAAGGTGGGATTGATACAACGAGATATACACGCGCTGGCGCTCGTCCGAGGTGAGTTCGTCGACGGTCGTTCCCTGTTCCCAGGCTGCGACCTGTTCCGCGAGTTCACGTAACCGAACGGGTTCCTCTGCCTCACGGAGGTATCGGAGCACGTCCCGACGCCGTTTCGTCTGAAGCAAGTGATGGACATCGTCCAGTGACAACTCCGACGAACCATCGACTGTCTCGGGGTCTCGAGTCGGTTCGTTAGTGGCGGTCGTCCGACTACGTCCGAACACGTCGACTCTTCCGGATCGTATTCATGTTGGATATATAAAACTACGGGCTGGTCCCGA
This portion of the Natrinema salinisoli genome encodes:
- a CDS encoding GNAT family N-acetyltransferase, whose protein sequence is MSSTDTLEFGHADRKEIYEYVERHGAVDPDETQEHLNLDPSGFRHHVAILKRDGRIEEQDGTLRVTIDAGAEEEYVSEALEFHIRPARQEDLTGIVGAIRQVAEEKTYIEAESVADEIDHEDALLRHNELESRMFFVATVEDDVVGWVHLHAPELEKLSHTAELTVGVLEEYRGHGVGSHLLSRGLEWAGSNGYEKVYQSVPSTNEEAIAFLEEHDWETEAIREDHYKLNGHYVDEVMMAVEL
- a CDS encoding DUF7344 domain-containing protein, whose product is MFGRSRTTATNEPTRDPETVDGSSELSLDDVHHLLQTKRRRDVLRYLREAEEPVRLRELAEQVAAWEQGTTVDELTSDERQRVYISLYQSHLPKLDNHGIVDYDKDRGRVEPTSRTSLLDSYLEPPTGSDSSDRWPRRYAGTVVCCTLLIGAIATGLLPISDLVGAGFVLAAFAIVTSAHVWSTGAYRQ